Genomic DNA from Antennarius striatus isolate MH-2024 chromosome 16, ASM4005453v1, whole genome shotgun sequence:
CCAGTCCCCCTGCAGCACAGTTCTATCCATCAGGGCTGACGAGCCAAACCAGTGGGGAGTCCAACCCCTACATAAGCCTGGATAGTCCCCTTCCATCACCTCCGGAGCCCCCCGACTACCCATCCAGTCCCCCACCCCTACATAATAACAGACGGCGCTACACCTTCTCTAAGCCTCCTCGCTCAGAGGACACTGATCGCTTTCTGGATGCACTGAGTGAACAGCTGGGACAGAGGGTGGCCATTATTGATGACTTCCTGACCCCCGAGAATGACTATGAAGAGGTAGAATTACAGAAATGCATGTTTAGGACATAGCTGTAAGATCTAATTCAAAAGTACAGTAATGAGCTAATTAATGATGGCTACTGTTGTGTATTCAGTTGTCATGTATATAATAATagatgttattatttttccagttttctgaatgtaaaaatatcttaataattcactttttatttactgaatgaGATCATTTGGTGTAGAAAATCAGAGAACATGTCTGCAGGGTCAGTAAATGTTAGCTTAACTTAAATTTTTGTAAACATTTAATATCAGCCAGTTATTTGTCACCTATTTTATACACAACCGATTCACAAGTCAGTCCTCATGGTAATTTTGTTTTGCACAGACGTTTTGTGCCTTCATTTCTGGTGACTGCAGATAATCCCAATGGGATAGCATTTTGTTCAAACTGTAATTCAAGGCTTAaagcttaaaataaaacacatccgGAACAGGTACATGTAACAGAATTGTTTAAATATTCTACAGAAATATGTCCAAATGATGTTGTAATGCCCGCtcagttttataaaaaaaacaccaacaattACTGTAAGACTACTTTAACAACTACTTTAAGACATTTTGACCTAGTTAACAAGTACATCTGAAGAATTTCACAGGATACCCTTTGATATTAAATGGCTAATGAAGTACAACTGGTCTTAATACCAGGATATTGTGCAGATGGGCTACccagatgaggatgatgaggataaCGAAGAGGAGATGGGGGtagatgaagaggaaaatggAGGATTTGTGGCCCCAGAGCTCAGCAGCCCAAGTGATGTTCAGAGTAGCAGTGGAGAAGAAAATGCCTCGTCCCTCACAtattcttcctcctctgaccacatccctccacccccactgacccctccaccacccccacccgtTCAGTTCAATGACctgcctcctccccctccagcaCCTGCACAGTCTCAAcaccaacaacagcaacaacagcagccaCTTAACTTCACCCCTGAGCACTCCCCAAGAGTGTATGTACCTATCCGCCGGAAATCTggccctcctccccctcctccacctcgcAGTAATCCACCACCTAAACGTCTCTCCTTACATAAAGTGCTGCCTACAAAAGAAGATCTACAAGTCCGTACTACCATGCAAGAGCTAAAAGCCTTGCAAGAACAACAAATCTTTAAGGACAGAAAAACCTATGAGGAGCAACAAGCATACAAGGAGAGGCAGGCCTTTGAGGAGCAGAAAGCCTACGAAGAGCAACAACTGTTCCAGGAACAACAGGCCTACCAGGAGAAACTTCTCAAAGAGAGAAAGGCTTATgaagaacaaaatgtttttgaggaGCAAAAAGCTTTTGAAGAGCAACAAATGTACAAGGAGCAACAAGCCTACCAAGAGAGACAAGCATACGAACAGCGACAAGCCTACAAAGAACAGAAAGCATATGAACAGTGTAAAGCCTACAGTGAACAAAAAGTGTTTGAGGAACTTCAAGCCTACCAGGAGCAAAAAGCTTATGAAGAGCATCAATCCTATGAAGAACAACAAATGCAACAAATCTATCAGAGCCACCATTCGATGCCAAACCAGCCGACACAGCAGAAAGCCCACCCAGCAATCCCTCTCCAACAGCTCCACCAGTCATTACCCCCACTCCCATCACCAGACTCCACCCATCCCCACAGTAGCCATCCGTTGTACATGATGCGCCATGCACAGCAGCATCAGGCCCAGCAGAGCTTTCACCACAGAAGATTATCCCGTTCAGCTCCATCTCCGCACCAGCCACCACCCCAGCCATCAGTGCGCCAACAAAGTCAGTACTCTGAAGGCATCTATCAAAGCCACCAGAGCATGAGACCCCAGCCCCAGCATTCGTCTGCAGAGATGTTGCACCAGATGCATCAAGCTCCAGCCCATCACTCCTCCACAGAGATGCTGCATCAATTGCAGCAATCCCAGGCCCATCACTCATCTGCAGAGGTGCTCCAGCAAGTACAAGCCCATAGCCACTATGCATCATCAGAAATTCTTCAACAAGTGCACAAAACCAAGGCCCATCATTCTTCAACAGAGCTTCTCCATCAAGCTCACCAGATGCAGCAAATGCAGCCCCACCACTCCTCAAACGAACTTCTCCATCAAGCTCACCAGATGCAGCAAATGCAGCCCCACCACTCCTCAAATGAACTTCTCCATCAAGCTTACCAGATGCAGCAGGGACAAGTGCACCATTCATCCACCGAGCTGCTCTATCAAATGCAAAACCCACAGGCCCAGTACTCCTCCACAGAGCTACTCCATCAAGCTCATCAGACACACCAAAACAAGCCCCACCATTCGTCCACTGAGCTTCTGCATCAAGCCCAGCAAGAACCCTCTTCTCTAACCGGTCAACTAAACCGGGACAGCCACTCCCATCAAAGTCGAAAAAGTCTTAAAAGTCATCATCAGAGCCAAGTGTCATTGCAAGGGAGACACCAAGAGCAGCAGATTCACCAAATTCATCACCCCCAACCCACTAAATCCTCTCCCCAAAGACCTCACTCTAACCAGCAGACCCACCACCACTCCAGTACACCTCAAATCCACCACATTCACCATATGACCCCACAGCCACCTCTACAGGACTACCAGCACCAGATTCAAGTTATTTATCCTCCACAGCAGCCCCATAGGCCTCAGCCTCTTCTCTCAACCTTCCAGCCCCTCCAGCCGCATCAACCCACCCTTTCTTCTTTCCAACCACTACACCAGCAACACCAATCCCAGCACCAAACCCAGTCCTCTACCCAAAATACCCGTCCGCAGTCCCAGCCCTCACATCACCTGTTACAGTCTTCACACCAGCCTCAAGCTCAGTCCCACCATAAGCAATCCCATGGCCAGCCCCAATCCCTACCCCACTCTCTATCTGACCCCACAGAGCATTTGGagccaccaccacccccacctctacCCCCACCTTGCTCACCTCCACCCTTGCCAAGGCCTTCACTCTGTAGGATGGACTCCAATCACATGAGTGTGAAGAGGTTGCGTTGGGAGCAAGTGGAAAACTCAGAGGGAACTATTTGGGGACAGGTGAGCTGTTTTAGATTCAGACAACAAAACCTAAGAACTCTTAAAATATCATAGtcttaaaacaagaaaacaccGTAATACCttactgtgtgtttttggtaGCTGGGAGCAAACTCTGAGTATGACAAACTGCATGACATGGTGAAGTATCTGGACCTGGAACTACACTTTGGAACACAGAAGAGCTCCAGTGAGTATTGGTGCATGTCTGCAGTGATGGAAGTCTTTAGATCAAAAGCTAAAATAAAGATCAATTAACATATGAAATGTTGTAATCACATTCACGCTTTGTAGCACATAATTATCCAGGTAGTTGGATCTCTGCTGTATTTTTGAATTATATGTGCACCAAGCATAGTTCAAtaaaatgatagatagatagatagatagatagatagatagatagatagatagatagatagatagatagatagatagatagatagatagatagatagatagatagatagatagatagatgtgttGTATTTTATGTTGAGTATATAGATAGACTCaacatataataatattaataataataatcataataatcacaataatcacaataatcataataatcataataatcataataatcataaatcataataaataataatcttcttttccttttggcttttctctcctctggacatgtccaaaccatctcagtctggcctctctgactttatctccaaaacctctaacatgtgctgtccctctgatgtactcattcctgatcctatccttcctggtcactcccaaagagaacctcaacatcttcatctctgctacctccagctctgtctcctgtcgtttcctcagtgacactgtctctagaccaaacaacatcgctggtctcaccacagttttgtacacctttcctttcattttagctgaaactcttctatcacacatcacacctgacacttttctccacctgtccatcctgcctgtaaacgcttcttcacctcttttccacactctccactgctctggactgttgaccctaagtacttaaaatcctccaccttcttgatctcttctccctgtaacctcactcttccacttgggtccctctcattcacacacatgtactctgtcttactgcggctaaccttcattcctctcctttccaggacaaacctccacctctctagcttctcctccacctgctccctgctctcactacagatcctAATGtgatctgcaaacatcatagtcaatggagattcctgtctaaccttgtctgtcagcctgtccattaccatagcgaacaagaaggggctcagagctgatccctgatgcagtcccacaaGTCATCAtgagccccttgtttggcctttgctacctctaccttcaccttatgctgcatctccctgtactcctgtctactctcctcagtcctctcagtgccccacttcctcttggctaacctctttctctgtatacactcctgtacctcctcattccaccaccaagtctccttatctactttccttccagatgacacaccaagtactcccCTACCTGTCTCCCTAATCACATTAGCtctagttgtccagtcatctggaagcacctcctgaccacccacagCCTTGTTATTCCTACGGTTGAATTCTTAAATTAACAGTTTTGTCCACTTTTTATTCTCGATGTCTATTATATTCTTCCATAACGTCCGagtatttcaatatttttagtGTCAGTTCCAGAGCTCTCTCCCCAACTAGAGAGCTCCAAGAAGAAAGATGTTATTGAAATTCTATCCCATAAGAAGGCCTACAATGCATGTGAGtataaaatgaattttattctatGATGAAATTCTTTGACTCATTATGCTAGGTGTTATGCTATTCTAAAatattatttgtaattttttttagaccataTTTAAatggtctttttttctttataaatagtaaataatCATGTCTGTTTATCTTCCTTCTAACCTCCAGCTATCCTAATAGCCCACTTGAAGCTGTCTCCTGGGGAGCTACGTAAGGTGCTGATGAACATGACCACTGACCGACTGGAGCCAGCTCACAtcaaacagctgctgctgtACGCACCCGATGCAGAGGAGATGAAAAAGTATGAAGAGTACAAACAGGATCCCAGCAAACTCAGTGAGCCAGACCAGTTTGTGTTGCAGGTACAGTCCCTTAGTTTGTCTGTTAGACAAGAGGCTGTAGGGACCACCGTAGTCTAAATCACTGTCCACTCGCTGTATTCTATAATCACCACACCcttatttcttcttttgtgtGTCTTCCATCAGATGTTATCAGTACCAGAGTTCAAGACACGCTTACAGAGCCTCCTTTTCAAGTGCTCTTTGCAGGAGAAGACAGACGAGTTAAGGGGAGCTTATGACTGCCTCTACAGAGCTTCACTGGAGCTAAAGATGAGCAAGAAGCTGGCTAAGATACTAGAGGTACTGTAGCTGCTATtataatgatgaaatgaaaatggtgGTTTCACAACTCACAACAACTGTGTGTGACACAAGGGTATAGCCATCTTTTCATAGGTGAGGGAGATATATTGTTCAGGAGAATGACAATCATCTAGTTCCCATTCAAAATTCCTGTTCATTTGTAACCTTTCCCTTTCAGAATGTTCTGAAATTGCACTCTTACTACATCCAGAAAATCCTCTTTTAAAGTATGAGCTACTGCTTGGTCATCCTAGTGTTTGGAGGGTTATGGACATGAATTCAAAGAAGTTAGAAATTTATAATAGAATTAAGAGGAGTAATTCTGTAATAGCTGTGGGCATtgatctcatatttactctgaTATGACAGATATTTCCTTAGCCAGTTATAAACTCTCTTCACATGTGAAGGATCACTACGTTCTTCCTGATCCCCTTCCAGCTCTGTCAGAGTGTTTCCTCCCTGTTCATTCTGTCACAatccaaatttttttaaaaaaggaaagctATAGTGAAATTCAGAGTACAAAGTGAGGTAAGTGGGTCTGCTCTTAGCATAGGGCCAGTTAACCAAGGTAACCTTAGCTAGTATTGACACCTTCTTAATTTGACATCAGAAGCTACACAGTGTGTGCTGAATGTTGGAATTAAGTGCAGCTACAATCTTTTACTTGACCGTGTATTGCTTGTTGTTTTCTGCCTTTCTTTAGTTTGTATTGGCAATGGGAAACTATTTGAATAACACCCAGCCTAAAACCAGTAAGACTACAGGCTTCAAGATCAACTTCTTAACTGAGGTAAATCATCTACTAACACGTATTTAGAGCCAGTGACAAACGTTTGCATCTTTCAAACcagtcattgtttttttgcatcatgAGCCTTACgggtaatgacttcacttgtgTTTCTCTCCAGTTGAGCACAACTAAAACAGTGGATGGGAAGTCAACGTTTCTCCATATTTTGGTGAAGTCATTATGTCAACACTTTCCTGATGTGTTGGATTTCTCCAAAGACTTAACCATGGTTCCCCTTGCAGCCAAAGGTAAATCATTTTctactgttttctgttttttagagcatttttttaaatatacggAGCTAATACTTGTGATTAATTTTCTTACTGTCTGGCACATTCGCCCTCCATTTACTCTCCTGCCTGTAGTAAACCAGAGGACTGTCACATCAGACCTGAACGATCTCCATACGACCATCCAGGACATTCGATCTGCCTGCCAGAAGATGCCTGCGACCTCTGAGGATCGTTTTGCTGTCGTCATGAGTGTATCTTTTTCAAAACTGCCAAAGGCGATCATGGCCGACTGAGATCATGCCAacttttacaaagaaaaaaccagAAGAGATGATGAGATTTTTTGTGCCCTTGACTCCAGTGTGTGCAGAACTTCCTCGAAAACAGTCATCCAGCAATCCAGTCTCTGGAGTCCCTGCAGCAGAGAGCAATAGAAGAATTCAGCAAAACAGCCTCTTACTTTGGAGAGGACGTCAAAGTCACCAACACTGAAGCCTTCTTTGGTATTTTTTCTGAATTCATGGCCAAGTTTGAggtgagaaacaaaaaaatccttaaTTGAAAAAAGGTCATTATCAATCAGTGCAGATAAACACTTGCACTGACCGATAATGACCTTATTAGTGCTTACAGTTCTATTGATGTTGTGCATGAACAGCCATGAGGACTGGCTGCAATCCATCAAAGTCGCAAAGAAAAATGTACTATTCTGTCGTGTGAATAATGTGCTGCATACAGCAGTGATTGACTTCAGCTTATTCAGCATGAAAGGAATGAGTTTGTTAGTTCTCTCAATTATTCTTATCTGAATAATGAAagtgaaatttttaaaaactaaagttGAACCTAGTTATTAAAACGGTTTTGTATATTCAGCAGCTTAGTATCAACTTGAAATTTGTGGgatcagattattttttttgtagccTTAATCAGCACTAACGTTAAAATTGAGAAGTGTTGTAATTATTATGGATTTAATTGTttagttttaaagttttaattttcaataaacTATTCAATCTTTGTTCTTTCGTTGCAGAGAGCTCTGTGTGAGTGGCATGCTGCAGAAAACCTGAAAAGCCCCAGAAGTCCACAAATGGCCTCTCCATTGGCCTggtgacacaaacacatacacataaagtAATACCACATGTACAcagacatgcatgcatattcTGTATACACATGAACCCTCATACACAAACATACCAATGCAAAATTGTGAGCAAAACGCAGTTTTTAATGAATGACCATcgttttttataaataaaggagAAACCTTTCATTTAAAGATTTGTGCCAGTGGTGTAGTCAACACTGTATGTCCTAACACAACAAAAAGGAATATAGATTGAATTGTTAAGAttaatgcaataaaaacaaactttttttgtcatcagGGTATCTCCTCTATTTGAAAGATAGTTCACCTGTAACAGCCAATAGTTTAAGACTTCAGGTCACCtctgtcagtgttttattgCAGTCAAATCTTTGTTGTATTCAGGTAAATAAGcaatttaaaatagattttctcCCAAGTTGGATGTTTAATTGAAGTTAATTCACTTTCCCTCAATGTTTTGAAAGCAGATGCTAAATCAgcttttcactttatttatatattcagtAGTTTTGTGAGATGCCCACCACACTGAATGTAACATCAGTTCtttattaaatgtgatttattttcaggAAATCCTCACTTAAGTTGCACTGTAACTTTACGTCATTGTCAGCAatccccctaacccctaaattAGAACTTCTTGTCATTATTCTTGCATTGTGTTTGACCTTCACTGCTACTAACTTGTACATATATGGGAAAATGACAGACTTCATTTGTAATAGAAGACCTTATTCATTCAGCTTTGAACTTGTTCAAGGATGACTAACTAAAGAAAGTATCAGTGGGATCAGGCGGAGGCCTTGACGGGCAGTGTGCAATATATGAGTGTTTATCTGATTTCTATACATTCTGTTCTTGAAATTATACCagatattttctatttgtattgtACAGAGTGAGAGTAGGTAAGGAAAACAGGAACGTTGTTTGACgcgttttgttatttttaacgCAATTCCAAAATATTTCTGACTGATTTTGTCATGTGAGTCAACAATAAGGTTCCACCACCAAGAAGACAGTGAGATCATTTAGTGCAGCAATATAAATACTTTTCAAACTATTAAAGCTACAGCATTCCATCTTGTCAGACATGCCTGCGATTTATGAATGTTAAGGTTCATCTTcaagtgatgttttaaaattttaaagctAATTACTATGATAATCTTTATTTCAGCAGCTAAGGTCAACTTTTGAATGTAAGCCTCTTGGAGCATTGCTGCATATTTAAAGCCTAGAAAATGTTACGTCTGTGTTTTGTCCTGACAATGTTGACCAATATAAACAATGAAATCCACTTTTGCCTGGATGTTTCTTTTACATCATCTGACTGAATATTAATGTATGGacacataaatactgtataaaaatatttgctGGTTAGttattttaaccatttaaagcaggggtgtcaaactcattttcaccgagggccacatcagcataatgtctgtcctcaaagggccagatgtcacTTATGAATGTAGCTTAATataactcaatataatgtaaaacaaatataactactccttgacgttaaataactctgaatttattacttatccaagttacaaacattacaatttcacaaaaaatatatatgtttgtttctctgttatactgtaaatccttttaatttgtcaggttatgaaactcaCAAagctccatcaatcaaggatcaaactatccaactgaataaagaaaaataac
This window encodes:
- the grid2ipa gene encoding delphilin, with product MRRFLSRKGRFSLRQSKSGTRGASRDFCNQPSVCPPDLGLPTTNQNWPEAFGFRLGGTGPSYILSVVEGSSAYLAGLQPGDQVVDIEGQDVTNLSTPALIALAQTLKTVPPSIGVVSRIDQIDITPGPDGRFGFTIIGDSPLMVEDCIPNGPAGRSGLKARDYVLEVNGIPVKHHETAAAMIKAAQGRPLRLGVLSMARRPKRLSSSMRVLSQSGDSVRESRTHKAMEFNKKVEEVLGEEPEVKEQLFEVLKQYAAERDVENLAEALPDILITDDHQQLIDSVRIFIPKKHRERFDEVVSQSLMSRIKGRSFSDPSRSHLRRSRSEDHPERLLVSTRASSVPRTHADEGGNPPARGMRKTTSLIAGHSSSTSINCRTVRVCKGNMSFGFTLRGHAPVWIDSVIPGSPADKAGLKPGDRILFLNGLDMRTSSHEKVVSMLQGSGAMPTLVVEDGPATFSLSEQDLAGGGLPTERARSPVLTSLHWVAEILPPSIRVHGRTFGQQLEHLLTIQERYTICKALENFFQHRTVDTLIVDVFPVLDTPAKQVIWQFVYQLLTYEEQEHCQGKISRFLGYKAPVPPPPPPPPPPPPPEPEVVTEPHRRSSSMRVTGTTYRSSVRGRSSDDLVIGTHLGMGLRADPMLETGIRLAPGERQSGDGTSLPETPNNLTNLSAVYAELENMYSAKRSKSLKSRPPPAPESLLDLDPPSCTGSPTIHASTGKGPMPTLWPEPLPSPPAAQFYPSGLTSQTSGESNPYISLDSPLPSPPEPPDYPSSPPPLHNNRRRYTFSKPPRSEDTDRFLDALSEQLGQRVAIIDDFLTPENDYEEDIVQMGYPDEDDEDNEEEMGVDEEENGGFVAPELSSPSDVQSSSGEENASSLTYSSSSDHIPPPPLTPPPPPPVQFNDLPPPPPAPAQSQHQQQQQQQPLNFTPEHSPRVYVPIRRKSGPPPPPPPRSNPPPKRLSLHKVLPTKEDLQVRTTMQELKALQEQQIFKDRKTYEEQQAYKERQAFEEQKAYEEQQLFQEQQAYQEKLLKERKAYEEQNVFEEQKAFEEQQMYKEQQAYQERQAYEQRQAYKEQKAYEQCKAYSEQKVFEELQAYQEQKAYEEHQSYEEQQMQQIYQSHHSMPNQPTQQKAHPAIPLQQLHQSLPPLPSPDSTHPHSSHPLYMMRHAQQHQAQQSFHHRRLSRSAPSPHQPPPQPSVRQQSQYSEEILQQVHKTKAHHSSTELLHQAHQMQQMQPHHSSNELLHQAHQMQQMQPHHSSNELLHQAYQMQQGQVHHSSTELLYQMQNPQAQYSSTELLHQAHQTHQNKPHHSSTELLHQAQQEPSSLTGQLNRDSHSHQSRKSLKSHHQSQVSLQGRHQEQQIHQIHHPQPTKSSPQRPHSNQQTHHHSSTPQIHHIHHMTPQPPLQDYQHQIQVIYPPQQPHRPQPLLSTFQPLQPHQPTLSSFQPLHQQHQSQHQTQSSTQNTRPQSQPSHHLLQSSHQPQAQSHHKQSHGQPQSLPHSLSDPTEHLEPPPPPPLPPPCSPPPLPRPSLCRMDSNHMSVKRLRWEQVENSEGTIWGQLGANSEYDKLHDMVKYLDLELHFGTQKSSMSVPELSPQLESSKKKDVIEILSHKKAYNASILIAHLKLSPGELRKVLMNMTTDRLEPAHIKQLLLYAPDAEEMKKYEEYKQDPSKLSEPDQFVLQMLSVPEFKTRLQSLLFKCSLQEKTDELRGAYDCLYRASLELKMSKKLAKILEFVLAMGNYLNNTQPKTSKTTGFKINFLTELSTTKTVDGKSTFLHILVKSLCQHFPDVLDFSKDLTMVPLAAKVNQRTVTSDLNDLHTTIQDIRSACQKMPATSEDRFAVVMSNFLENSHPAIQSLESLQQRAIEEFSKTASYFGEDVKVTNTEAFFGIFSEFMAKFERALCEWHAAENLKSPRSPQMASPLAW